The Fundulus heteroclitus isolate FHET01 unplaced genomic scaffold, MU-UCD_Fhet_4.1 scaffold_143, whole genome shotgun sequence genome window below encodes:
- the LOC118556268 gene encoding surfeit locus protein 4-like: protein MGHGDLMSRAEDLADQFLRVSRRYLPHAARLCLVSTFLEDSVRMWFHWSDQSGYINSTWGCGGLLANAFVLINLLGQLGSCVLILSRNFVEPACCALFGIIALQMVAYSMLWDLRFLMRNLALGGGLLLLLAECRQEARSVFAGVPSVAQRRSPKHLLQLGGRVLLILMFMTLLHLELSALSVLKDLVGTALVLLVAVGFKTKLAALTLVAWLLCINVTFNAFWTVPAYTAFHDFLKYDFFQTTSVIGGLLLVVALGPGGVSVDEKKKEW from the exons TTCCTGCGGGTCAGCCGGCGGTACCTGCCCCACGCGGCCCGCCTCTGCCTGGTCAGCACCTTCCTGGAGGACTCGGTCCGGATGTGGTTCCATTGGTCGGACCAGAGCGGCTACATCAACTCCACCTGGGGCTGCGGCGGCCTGCTGGCCAACGCCTTCGTCCTGatcaacctgctgggacagctgG GGAGCTGTGTGCTGATCCTCAGCAGGAACTTTGTGGAGCCGGCCTGCTGCGCTCTGTTCGGGATCATCGCTCTGCAG ATGGTGGCCTACAGCATGCTCTGGGACCTGAGGTTCCTCATGAG GAACCTGGCGCTGGGCGGCggcctgctgctcctgctggcTGAGTGCAGACAGGAAGCCCGCAGCGTGTTTGCAGGCGTCCCTTCGGTCGCGCAGCGGCGCTCCCCcaaacatctgctgcagctgggaggaagagTGCTCCTCATCCTCATGTTCATGACGCTGCTGCACCTGGAGCTGAGCGCGCTCAGT GTGCTGAAGGACCTGGTGGGAACGGCGCTGGTGCTGCTGGTGGCGGTGGGCTTTAAGACCAAGCTGGCGGCGCTGACGCTGGTGGCCTGGCTGCTCTGCATCAACGTCACCTTCAACGCCTTCTGGACCGTCCCCGCCTACACCGCCTTCCACGACTTCCTGAAGTACGACTTCTTCCAGACCACCTCGGTGATCGGGggtctgctgctggtggtggccCTGGGGCCCGGGGGCGTCTCCGTGGACGAGAAGAAGAAGGAGTGGTGA